In the Candidatus Omnitrophota bacterium genome, one interval contains:
- a CDS encoding High molecular weight rubredoxin, with protein sequence MALDQTALFKLSYGMYAVGSFFDGKINAQIVNTLFQVSAQPATLAVCINKKNLSHELISLSKVFSVSVLEKETPVEFIGLLGFRSGRDIDKFKDMKYRKGPSGAPLFLEHTLAHMECKVVKTVDAGTHDIFIGKLSGSENIKEGEPMTYAYYHVVKKGTTPASAPVSSEMVLKVAKEASVQKYVCTVCNYVYDPAAGDPDSGIAPGTLFSDLPDDWVCPVCGVGKESFKETD encoded by the coding sequence ATGGCTCTTGACCAGACTGCTCTTTTCAAATTAAGCTACGGTATGTATGCCGTGGGCTCGTTCTTTGACGGCAAGATCAATGCTCAGATAGTCAACACATTGTTCCAGGTTTCGGCCCAGCCCGCGACACTGGCCGTGTGCATAAACAAAAAAAACCTCAGCCATGAGCTGATCAGCTTATCCAAAGTTTTCTCCGTGTCGGTTCTTGAAAAAGAAACACCTGTGGAATTCATAGGCCTTTTGGGTTTCAGGTCCGGCCGGGATATAGACAAATTCAAAGATATGAAATATAGAAAGGGTCCGTCCGGCGCGCCTCTCTTCCTCGAACACACGCTGGCGCACATGGAGTGCAAAGTCGTCAAAACGGTAGACGCCGGAACGCATGATATTTTCATAGGAAAACTTTCCGGTTCGGAAAATATCAAAGAGGGCGAACCCATGACCTACGCCTACTATCATGTTGTAAAAAAGGGAACGACGCCCGCATCGGCGCCTGTGTCAAGCGAGATGGTCTTAAAAGTGGCCAAGGAGGCAAGCGTGCAGAAATATGTGTGTACCGTGTGCAATTATGTTTATGATCCCGCCGCCGGTGATCCCGATTCCGGTATAGCCCCGGGGACGCTCTTCAGCGATCTGCCGGATGACTGGGTCTGCCCCGTCTGCGGAGTGGGAAAAGAAAGTTTTAAGGAAACCGACTGA